Within Xanthomonas theicola, the genomic segment ACCTTCCCGGCGTTCCTGCGGTTCCTGCGCAGCGACCCGCAGTTCTACGTCAAGACGCCGCAGGAATTGCTGGACCGCGCTGCGTGGATCGCCAAGCGGGTGGACGGGGAAGTCGGCAAGTTCATCGGTACACTGCCACGCGGACGCTTCACCATCGTGCCGGTGCCGCCGGAGATCGCGCCGTTCTGGACCGCCGGCCGCGGCGGCGTGGGCACCTACTGGCTCAACACCTACGACCTGCCGTCGCGCCCGCTGTACAACCTGCCGGCGCTGACCCTGCACGAATCCTCGCCCGGCCACTCGCTGCAGGGCGCGCTGGCCGAAGAGCAGGGCGCGCAGCCGGCGTTCCGCCGCGGGAACTACATCTCCGCCTACGGCGAGGGCTGGGCGCTGTACACCGAGAAACTGGGCAAGGAGATGGGCATCTACCAGACCCTGTACGAGGATTTCGGCCGGCTCAGCTATGAGATGTGGCGCGCCTGCAGGCTGGTGATCGACACCGGCGTGCACCACAAAAGCTGGAGCCGCGAGCGGGCGCTGGCCTATCTGCGCGAGCGCACCGCGCTCAGCGAGCACGAGGTCGGCACCGAGGTCGACCGCTACATCTCCTGGCCGGGGCAGGCGCTGAGCTACAAGCTCGGCGAGATCGCCATCATCGAGCTGCGCGCCGACGCCGAGCGCGAACTGGGCGCGGACTTCGACATCAAGGCCTTCCACGATGCGGTGCTGAAGCAAGGCTCGGTGCCGCTGCCGGTGCTGCAGCAGCAGGTGCGCGCGTTCATCGCCGAGAGCAGGCAGCAGCATCGGGCCGCCGCCCGAAAGCCCGCCGCGTCCGCGCCCGAATAGCCGTCGCAGCGACGGGAGGGCGCCTTGGATGATCCAGGATCCATCGCGGGGTCTGGCCCATGGCCGCAGCGTGTTTTCGAGACGGCGCCAGGACCTGGCTGGGCCGTCGCCTGTCCTTGAATGCGCCGAAGGATGGCGGCTCGGCCGCCGTCCTGTCCGGCGGTCGCCCCGCCGCGGTGCGCGGCGGCGCCGGCAAGTGCTTGCGAGGCAAGGGAAAGCCCTGCATAATGCGCGGCTCGCTGTGCCTGGTTCGCCCGGGCGGCGGTGCGGAAGCGCGAACGTCGCATCGGCCTGTTCCAGCGTAAGTGCTTGATTCCCAATGTCGCGTGGCAGCCAGTGCTGCCGGGGCCGCCGTCTCCCAGGCTATGGGCGACACCAATTGCGGATCCGTCCGCAAGAGCCCGGCCATCCATCGCCGGACTTCCCAACTTATCGAGGTGCGTAATGTCCCGCGTATGCCAAGTGTCCGGCAAGCGTGTGCAGACGGGTAACAACGTCTCCCACGCCAACAACAGAACCCGTCGCCGCTTCCTGCCCAACCTGCACGAGCGCCGCTTCTGGGTCGCCAGCGAGAAGCGCTGGGTCAAGCTGAAGGTTTCCGCGCACGCGCTGCGCACCATCGACAAGAACGGGATCGATTCGGTTCTGGCTGAGCTGCGCGCGCGCGGCGAAAAGGTCTGAGGAGCAAGCAATCAT encodes:
- the rpmB gene encoding 50S ribosomal protein L28, yielding MSRVCQVSGKRVQTGNNVSHANNRTRRRFLPNLHERRFWVASEKRWVKLKVSAHALRTIDKNGIDSVLAELRARGEKV